From the genome of Vicia villosa cultivar HV-30 ecotype Madison, WI linkage group LG2, Vvil1.0, whole genome shotgun sequence, one region includes:
- the LOC131647489 gene encoding abscisic acid 8'-hydroxylase 3-like, with protein MELVIMLVSLILSLVVLPILWMMYKTRSPKEMEGIPGNLGWPIVGESFSFISDFSSPSGIFSFMSKRQKRYGTVFKSFVLGRFIVFMTGREASKILLTGKDGIVSLNLFYTGQQVLGPTSLLQTTGEAHKRLRRLIAEPLSLDGLKKYFHFINAQAMVTLDQWEGKKVHVLEEASTFTLKVIGHMIMSLEPTGEEQEKFRSNFKIISSSFSSLPFKLPGTAFYRGIKARDRMYEMLDSVISRRRNGQDFQQDFLESLIMKHSRKSDAQDENKLTDKQLKDNVLTLLVAGHDTTTAALTWLIKFLEENPNVLEQLREEHREIIANRKSGTDLTWLEVNNMPYTAKVISETLRRATILPWFSRKASQDFEIDGFKVKKGWSLNLDVVSIHHDPKVFPDPYKFDPSRFDEHLRPFSFLGFGNGPRMCPGMNLAKVEICVFIHHLVTRYKWRALEKDDSVQPTLVRMPKNKYPIIVESL; from the exons ATGGAGTTGGTTATTATGTTAGTTTCTTTGATCCTTTCATTGGTAGTGTTACCAATTCTGTGGATGATGTATAAGACTCGTTCTCCTAAAGAAATGGAAGGTATACCTGGAAATCTAGGGTGGCCTATTGTTGGTGAGAGTTTCTCATTCATTTCTGATTTTTCAAGTCCTTCTGGAATCTTTAGCTTCATGAGCAAGAGACAAAAGAG ATATGGAACAGTTTTCAAGAGCTTTGTCTTAGGGAGATTCATAGTCTTCATGACTGGGAGAGAAGCAAGCAAGATACTATTAACTGGAAAAGATGGGATTGTGAGTTTGAACTTATTTTACACCGGCCAACAAGTTCTTGGCCCCACTAGCTTGCTTCAAACCACTGGTGAAGCACACAAAAGGCTTAGAAGACTAATTGCTGAGCCTCTATCATTAGatggtttgaaaaaatatttcCATTTTATTAATGCTCAAGCAATGGTTACATTAGATCAATGGGAAGGAAAGAAGGTTCATGTTCTTGAAGAAGCTTCTACA TTTACATTGAAAGTGATTGGACACATGATCATGAGCTTAGAGCCTACCGGAGAGGAACAAGAAAAGTTTAGGTCAAATTTCAAGATCATTTCTTCCTCATTTTCTTCATTGCCTTTTAAACTTCCTGGGACAGCTTTTTATCGCGGTATCAAG GCGCGCGATAGGATGTACGAAATGTTGGATTCCGTAATTTCGCGGAGGAGAAACGGCCAAGATTTCCAACAAGATTTCTTAGAGTCCTTGATTATGAAACATAGCAGAAAATCAGATGCACAAGATGAAAATAAACTTACTGATAAGCAATTAAAAGACAATGTATTAACTCTGCTTGTTGCAGGACATGATACCACAACTGCTGCTCTTACATGGCTTATCAAATTTCTTGAAGAAAATCCAAATGTTCTAGAACAACTTAGA gaggAACATAGAGAAATTATTGCAAACAGAAAAAGTGGAACAGATCTCACATGGTTAGAAGTTAATAACATGCCTTACACAGCGAAA GTGATTAGTGAAACACTCAGAAGAGCCACAATACTACCTTGGTTTTCAAGAAAAGCATCTCAAGATTTTGAAATTGATG GATTCAAAGTAAAGAAAGGATGGTCTTTGAACCTGGATGTTGTTTCAATACATCATGACCCTAAAGTTTTTCCAGATCCTTACAAGTTTGATCCATCTAGATTTGAT GAACACTTGAGGCCATTCAGCTTTCTTGGATTTGGCAATGGACCACGAATGTGTCCAGGAATGAATCTTGCTAAGGTTGAAATTTGTGTCTTCATTCATCACCTTGTCACTAGATACAA ATGGAGAGCTCTGGAGAAAGATGATTCTGTCCAACCAACACTTGTGAGGATGCCAAAGAATAAGTATCCAATTATAGTTGAGTCACTATAA